One genomic window of Burkholderia diffusa includes the following:
- the fliG gene encoding flagellar motor switch protein FliG: MNAEGLTKSALLLMSIGEEEAAEVFKFLAPREVQKIGAAMAALKNVTREQVEGVLQEFAKEAEQHTALSLDSSEYIRSVLTKALGEDKAGVLIDRILQGSDTSGIEGLKWMDSAAVAELIKNEHPQIIATILVHLDRDQASEIASCFTERLRNDVMLRIATLDGIQPAALRELDDVLTGLLSGSDNLKRSPMGGIRTAAEILNFMTSNHEEGVLESVRQYDADLAQKIVDQMFVFENLLDLEDRAIQMVLKEVESETLIIALKGAPPALRQKFLANMSQRAAELLAEDLDARGPVRVSEVETQQRRILQIVRNLAESGQIVIGGKAEDAYV; the protein is encoded by the coding sequence ATGAACGCTGAAGGCCTGACCAAGAGCGCGCTGCTGCTGATGTCGATCGGCGAGGAAGAGGCCGCTGAAGTATTCAAGTTCCTCGCGCCGCGCGAGGTGCAGAAGATCGGCGCCGCGATGGCCGCGCTGAAGAACGTCACGCGCGAGCAGGTCGAAGGCGTGCTGCAGGAGTTCGCGAAGGAAGCCGAACAGCACACCGCGCTGTCGCTCGATTCGAGCGAGTACATCCGCTCGGTGCTGACCAAGGCGCTCGGCGAGGACAAGGCCGGCGTGCTGATCGACCGGATCCTGCAGGGCAGCGACACGAGCGGCATCGAGGGCCTGAAGTGGATGGACTCGGCCGCCGTCGCGGAACTGATCAAGAACGAGCATCCGCAGATCATCGCGACGATCCTCGTGCACCTCGACCGCGACCAGGCGTCCGAGATCGCGTCGTGCTTCACCGAACGGCTGCGCAACGACGTGATGCTGCGGATCGCGACGCTCGACGGCATCCAGCCGGCCGCGCTGCGCGAGCTCGACGACGTGCTGACCGGCCTGCTGTCCGGCAGCGACAACCTGAAGCGCAGCCCGATGGGCGGCATCCGCACCGCGGCCGAGATCCTGAACTTCATGACGAGCAATCACGAGGAAGGCGTGCTCGAAAGCGTGCGCCAGTACGACGCCGACCTCGCGCAGAAGATCGTCGACCAGATGTTCGTGTTCGAGAACCTGCTCGACCTCGAGGATCGTGCGATCCAGATGGTGCTGAAGGAAGTCGAATCGGAAACGCTGATCATCGCGCTGAAGGGTGCGCCGCCCGCGCTGCGCCAGAAATTCCTCGCGAACATGTCGCAACGCGCGGCCGAGCTGCTCGCCGAGGATCTCGACGCGCGCGGCCCGGTGCGCGTGTCGGAAGTCGAGACGCAGCAGCGCCGCATCCTGCAGATCGTGCGCAACCTCGCCGAGAGCGGTCAGATCGTGATCGGCGGCAAGGCGGAAGACGCATATGTCTGA
- a CDS encoding PepSY-associated TM helix domain-containing protein, with the protein MNAPDTIAPPQAGRPPAGVTVLHPAARPLSDAELAARRQRSRRATFIKWLRKVHGWVGLWGAVLGLLFGVTGVLLNHRAPPLKIPTGEPQVEQMQIALPDPAPKSPAAMTKWLQRELHFDGRPGRVRKEPAQPVAWGDKRVMQPEHWQMGLFGPHQNLQAEYWVGNGYVSVKRTGNTFLTTLNNLHRGVGMNLGWVLLMDTIAGSLILLSLTGVLLWTELNKRRTVGVVLVVGSVAAALAAGLA; encoded by the coding sequence GTGAACGCGCCCGACACGATCGCCCCGCCGCAGGCGGGCAGGCCCCCCGCGGGCGTCACCGTGCTGCATCCGGCCGCACGGCCCCTGAGCGATGCCGAACTGGCGGCGCGCCGCCAGCGCTCGCGCCGCGCGACCTTCATCAAATGGCTGCGCAAGGTGCATGGCTGGGTCGGGCTCTGGGGCGCGGTGCTCGGGCTGCTGTTCGGCGTGACGGGCGTGCTGCTCAACCACCGTGCACCGCCGCTGAAGATTCCGACCGGCGAGCCGCAGGTCGAGCAGATGCAGATCGCGTTGCCGGACCCGGCGCCGAAGTCGCCGGCTGCGATGACGAAGTGGCTGCAACGCGAACTGCACTTCGACGGACGGCCCGGCCGCGTGCGCAAGGAGCCCGCGCAGCCCGTCGCCTGGGGCGACAAGCGCGTGATGCAGCCGGAGCATTGGCAGATGGGCCTGTTCGGTCCACATCAGAACCTGCAGGCCGAATACTGGGTCGGGAATGGCTACGTATCGGTGAAGCGCACCGGAAATACGTTCCTGACCACGCTGAACAACCTGCATCGCGGCGTCGGCATGAATCTCGGCTGGGTGCTGCTGATGGACACGATCGCGGGTTCGCTGATCCTGTTGTCGCTGACGGGCGTGCTGCTGTGGACGGAGCTGAACAAACGCCGCACGGTCGGCGTCGTGCTGGTGGTCGGCTCCGTCGCTGCGGCGCTTGCTGCGGGTCTCGCCTGA
- a CDS encoding EscU/YscU/HrcU family type III secretion system export apparatus switch protein yields the protein MRGIGAAAGRTVDPCGRRRTGRLRPARRAGRRRRVCAQRGRRRHAGRRRRGAVMSMTSRKRAAALVYDPKGGDTAPRVVAKGYGLLAEMIVARARDAGLYVHTAPEMVSLLMQVDLDDRIPPQLYQAVADLLAWLYALDRTEPEPGDAAPHFPLPPLRR from the coding sequence ATTCGAGGGATCGGGGCTGCAGCTGGGCGGACTGTCGATCCGTGCGGTCGGCGACGAACCGGACGGCTTCGACCCGCTCGTCGCGCAGGCCGCCGCCGCCGCGTATGCGCGCAGCGCGGCCGGCGGCGGCACGCCGGGCGCCGACGGCGAGGTGCCGTGATGAGCATGACGTCCCGCAAGCGCGCGGCCGCGCTGGTCTACGATCCGAAGGGGGGGGATACCGCGCCGCGCGTGGTTGCGAAAGGCTACGGCCTGCTCGCCGAGATGATCGTCGCTCGCGCGCGGGATGCCGGGCTGTACGTGCATACCGCGCCGGAGATGGTGTCGCTGCTGATGCAGGTCGATCTCGACGACCGGATTCCGCCGCAGCTTTATCAGGCCGTCGCCGATCTGCTGGCGTGGCTGTACGCGCTCGACCGGACCGAGCCGGAGCCGGGCGACGCCGCGCCGCACTTTCCGCTACCGCCGCTGCGCCGCTGA
- the fliH gene encoding flagellar assembly protein FliH gives MSDSARDRAGTLTAYQRWEMASFDPPPPPPPPDDAAAAAAALAEELQRVRDAAHAEGHAAGHVEGQALGYQAGFDQGREHGFEAGQAEAREQAAQLAALAASFREAVSSAEHDLASDLAQLALDIAQQVVRQHVKHDPAALVAAVRDVLAAEPALSGAPHLAVNPADLPVVEAYLQDDLDKLGWNVRTDASIERGGCRAHAATGEVDATLPTRWQRVAAAIGKVSAW, from the coding sequence ATGTCTGATTCCGCGCGCGACCGCGCCGGCACCCTGACCGCGTACCAGCGGTGGGAGATGGCGTCGTTCGATCCGCCGCCGCCCCCGCCGCCGCCCGACGACGCGGCCGCGGCCGCCGCCGCGCTCGCCGAGGAACTGCAGCGCGTGCGCGACGCCGCGCATGCCGAAGGCCATGCGGCCGGTCACGTCGAAGGCCAGGCGCTGGGTTACCAGGCCGGTTTCGACCAGGGCCGCGAGCACGGCTTCGAGGCCGGCCAGGCCGAAGCCCGCGAACAGGCCGCGCAGCTCGCGGCGCTCGCCGCGTCGTTCCGCGAAGCCGTGTCGAGCGCCGAGCACGATCTCGCGTCCGACCTCGCGCAACTCGCGCTCGACATCGCTCAGCAGGTCGTGCGCCAGCACGTGAAGCACGATCCCGCCGCGCTCGTCGCGGCCGTGCGCGACGTGCTCGCTGCCGAACCGGCGTTGTCCGGCGCGCCGCATCTCGCGGTGAATCCGGCCGACCTGCCCGTCGTCGAAGCCTATTTGCAGGACGATCTCGACAAGCTCGGCTGGAACGTGCGCACCGACGCATCGATCGAGCGCGGCGGCTGCCGCGCGCACGCCGCGACGGGCGAAGTCGACGCGACGCTGCCCACTCGCTGGCAGCGCGTCGCCGCCGCGATCGGCAAGGTGAGCGCATGGTGA
- the fliF gene encoding flagellar basal-body MS-ring/collar protein FliF, translating to MDSQANSLINPDARTGLASPVPGATAAAALPGAGGAGADFGFGGFAERIPGITRMKGNPKLPFVIAVALAIAAITALVLWSRAPDYRVLYSNLSDRDGGAIITALQQANVPYKFADAGGAILVPSNQVHETRLKLAAMGLPKGGSVGFELMDSQKFGISQFAEQVNYQRALEGELQRTIESINAVKTARVHLAIPKPSVFVRDKEAPSASVFVDLYPGRVLDEGQVQAITRMVSSGVPDMPAKNVTIVDQDGNLLTQTASATGLDASQLKYVQQVEHNTQKRIDAILAPIFGAGNARSQVSADIDFSKLEQTSESYGPNGTPQQAAIRSQQTSSATELAQGGASGVPGALSNTPPQPASAPIVAGNGQSGPQSTPVSDRKDQTTNYELDKTIRHVEQPMGNVKRLSVAVVVNYQPVADAKGHVTMQPLPPAKLAQIEQLVKDAMGYDEKRGDSVNVVNSAFSTVSDPYADLPWWRQPDMIAMAKEAAKWLGIAAAAAALYFMFVRPAMRRAFPPPEPAAPALAAPEDPVALDGLPALEQADEPDPLLLGFENEKNRYERNLDYARTIARQDPKIVATVVKNWVSDER from the coding sequence ATGGATTCGCAGGCCAACTCGCTGATCAACCCCGACGCCCGCACGGGCCTCGCCAGCCCGGTGCCAGGCGCCACCGCGGCCGCCGCGTTGCCGGGAGCAGGCGGCGCCGGCGCGGACTTCGGGTTCGGCGGCTTCGCGGAACGCATCCCCGGCATCACGCGGATGAAGGGCAACCCGAAACTGCCGTTCGTGATCGCCGTCGCGCTCGCCATCGCCGCGATCACCGCGCTCGTGCTATGGAGCCGCGCGCCCGACTATCGCGTGCTGTACAGCAACCTGTCGGACCGCGACGGCGGCGCGATCATTACCGCGCTCCAGCAGGCAAACGTTCCATACAAGTTCGCCGACGCCGGCGGCGCGATCCTCGTGCCGTCCAACCAGGTGCACGAAACGCGCCTGAAGCTCGCCGCGATGGGCCTGCCCAAGGGCGGCTCGGTCGGCTTCGAGCTGATGGACAGCCAGAAATTCGGCATCAGCCAGTTCGCCGAGCAGGTGAATTACCAGCGCGCGCTCGAAGGCGAGCTGCAACGCACGATCGAGTCGATCAATGCCGTGAAGACGGCGCGTGTGCATCTCGCGATCCCGAAGCCGTCGGTGTTCGTGCGCGACAAGGAAGCGCCGAGCGCGTCGGTGTTCGTCGACCTCTACCCGGGCCGCGTGCTCGACGAGGGCCAGGTCCAGGCGATCACGCGGATGGTGTCGTCCGGCGTGCCCGACATGCCGGCCAAGAACGTGACGATCGTCGACCAGGACGGCAACCTGCTGACGCAGACCGCGTCGGCCACCGGCCTCGACGCGAGCCAGCTCAAGTACGTGCAGCAGGTCGAGCACAACACGCAAAAGCGCATCGACGCGATCCTCGCACCGATCTTCGGCGCCGGCAACGCGCGCTCGCAGGTCAGCGCGGACATCGATTTCTCGAAGCTCGAGCAGACCTCGGAAAGCTACGGCCCGAACGGCACGCCGCAGCAGGCCGCGATCCGCAGCCAGCAGACCAGCAGCGCGACCGAACTCGCGCAGGGCGGCGCATCGGGCGTGCCGGGCGCGCTGTCGAACACGCCGCCGCAGCCGGCTTCCGCGCCGATCGTCGCCGGCAACGGCCAGAGCGGGCCGCAGTCGACGCCCGTCAGCGACCGCAAGGACCAGACGACCAACTACGAGCTCGACAAGACGATCCGCCATGTCGAGCAGCCGATGGGCAACGTGAAGCGGCTGTCGGTCGCCGTCGTCGTGAACTACCAGCCGGTCGCCGACGCGAAGGGCCACGTGACGATGCAGCCGCTGCCGCCCGCGAAGCTCGCGCAGATCGAGCAGCTCGTGAAGGACGCGATGGGCTACGACGAGAAGCGCGGCGACTCGGTCAACGTCGTGAACAGCGCGTTCTCGACCGTCAGCGATCCGTACGCCGACCTGCCGTGGTGGCGCCAGCCGGACATGATCGCGATGGCGAAGGAAGCCGCGAAGTGGCTCGGCATCGCGGCGGCCGCGGCGGCGCTCTATTTCATGTTCGTGCGCCCGGCGATGCGCCGCGCGTTCCCGCCGCCCGAGCCGGCCGCGCCGGCACTCGCGGCGCCGGAGGATCCGGTCGCGCTCGATGGCCTGCCCGCGCTGGAACAGGCGGACGAGCCCGATCCGCTGCTGCTCGGCTTCGAGAACGAAAAGAACCGCTACGAACGCAACCTCGACTACGCGCGCACGATCGCCCGCCAGGATCCGAAGATCGTCGCCACCGTCGTGAAGAACTGGGTGTCCGATGAACGCTGA
- a CDS encoding flagellar hook-length control protein FliK: MPPLPLLGVLLDTAGTALKAIRDAGSSASAKSAGNDAASSPAAMPFAQTLKQSVVTRRDAATAGTPDVTTKPASSTSAAGTKSAGHDDDPSTEAAIAPVNPDAAALAAAAAVQAQLQARASDAAPADADTAATAVATTAKAVSGQADATAALTTHASKDAAAEPAVPVSGRDTLQAALAKLTGGAGAIAMPATGTAATAAAPAATTSASAAGASPTPKVPTFDRTLADAKGALATQQAPAQATATALQAGATAQPAAQHAFAAVEETASPAPDATVAAAATAAAAAQANLQASPAASSIAAANAHVLAPHVGTADWTDALSQKVVFLSNAHQQSAELTLNPPDLGPLQVVLRVADNHAHALFVSQHAQVRDAVEAALPKLREAMEAGGLGLGSTTVSDGGFASQQQNPQQSFAGGRSPSRARAGSSAVDAPVDVAQSAAAGATVSRAGLVDTFA, from the coding sequence ATGCCTCCACTGCCACTGCTCGGCGTGCTGCTCGACACCGCCGGCACCGCACTCAAGGCGATCCGCGACGCGGGTTCGTCCGCTTCCGCCAAGTCCGCCGGCAACGATGCCGCAAGCAGCCCGGCCGCCATGCCGTTCGCGCAGACGCTGAAGCAAAGCGTCGTCACGCGGCGCGACGCTGCAACCGCCGGCACGCCGGACGTCACGACGAAACCGGCTTCGTCGACCTCCGCCGCCGGCACGAAATCCGCCGGCCACGACGACGACCCGTCGACCGAAGCCGCAATCGCGCCCGTCAATCCCGACGCGGCCGCGCTCGCCGCGGCAGCCGCCGTGCAGGCGCAACTGCAGGCGCGCGCGAGCGACGCGGCGCCGGCCGATGCCGATACCGCTGCCACCGCCGTCGCCACGACAGCGAAGGCCGTGTCCGGCCAGGCCGACGCCACGGCCGCGCTGACGACTCACGCAAGCAAGGATGCGGCCGCCGAGCCTGCCGTGCCGGTGTCGGGTCGCGACACGCTGCAGGCGGCGCTCGCGAAGCTGACCGGCGGCGCGGGCGCAATCGCGATGCCCGCGACCGGCACGGCAGCGACGGCGGCAGCGCCCGCGGCGACGACGTCCGCATCGGCCGCCGGCGCGTCGCCGACGCCGAAAGTCCCGACTTTCGACCGCACGCTCGCCGACGCGAAGGGCGCGCTCGCGACGCAGCAGGCGCCCGCACAAGCCACCGCAACGGCGCTGCAGGCCGGTGCCACGGCCCAACCCGCCGCGCAGCATGCATTCGCGGCCGTCGAAGAAACCGCCAGCCCGGCCCCCGATGCGACGGTCGCTGCCGCCGCAACGGCTGCGGCAGCCGCACAGGCGAACCTCCAGGCATCGCCCGCCGCAAGCTCGATCGCCGCGGCCAACGCACACGTGCTGGCGCCGCACGTCGGCACGGCCGACTGGACGGATGCGCTGAGCCAGAAGGTCGTGTTCCTGTCGAATGCGCACCAGCAGAGCGCCGAGCTGACGCTGAACCCGCCGGATCTCGGCCCGCTGCAGGTCGTGCTGCGCGTCGCGGACAACCACGCGCACGCGCTGTTCGTGTCGCAGCACGCGCAGGTGCGCGACGCGGTGGAAGCCGCGCTGCCGAAACTGCGTGAAGCGATGGAAGCGGGCGGGCTCGGCCTGGGCAGCACGACCGTCAGCGACGGTGGCTTCGCGTCGCAGCAGCAGAACCCGCAGCAAAGCTTCGCCGGCGGCCGGTCGCCATCGCGCGCGCGCGCCGGATCGTCAGCCGTCGATGCACCGGTCGACGTCGCGCAATCCGCAGCGGCCGGCGCGACCGTGAGCCGCGCGGGCCTCGTCGATACGTTCGCCTGA
- the fliJ gene encoding flagellar export protein FliJ — translation MAHGFPLQLLLDRAQEDLDTAAKQLGTAQRDRTAAADQLEALLRYRDEYHARFAQSAQSGMPAGNWRNFQAFIDTLDAAIMQQRNVLAAAEVRIDEARPNWQQKKRTVGSYEILQARGVAQEAQRTAKREQRDADEHAAKILRMRADAARSA, via the coding sequence ATGGCACACGGCTTTCCCCTTCAACTGCTGCTCGATCGCGCGCAGGAAGATCTCGACACGGCCGCGAAGCAGCTCGGCACCGCGCAGCGCGACCGCACCGCGGCCGCCGACCAGCTCGAGGCGCTGCTGCGCTATCGCGACGAATACCACGCGCGCTTCGCGCAGTCCGCGCAAAGCGGCATGCCGGCCGGCAACTGGCGCAACTTCCAGGCGTTCATCGACACGCTCGACGCGGCGATCATGCAGCAGCGCAACGTGCTGGCCGCGGCTGAAGTGCGCATCGACGAGGCGCGCCCCAACTGGCAACAGAAGAAACGCACCGTCGGTTCATACGAAATCCTGCAGGCGCGCGGCGTCGCGCAGGAAGCGCAGCGTACGGCGAAGCGCGAACAGCGCGACGCCGACGAACACGCCGCGAAGATTCTGCGCATGCGGGCCGATGCGGCCCGCTCGGCGTAA
- a CDS encoding flagellar protein FliT: MNLKAEYFARYEALAAVSSRMLSAARGADWSALPELQAEFLRLVDGLKEADPGVALDQADLGRKLGLIRRILADDAAIRDLASPDVARLSALFEARRSTQVLTDLYRARG, translated from the coding sequence ATGAATCTCAAGGCCGAATACTTCGCTCGCTACGAGGCGCTCGCGGCCGTGTCGAGCCGCATGCTGTCAGCGGCGCGCGGCGCGGACTGGAGCGCGCTGCCGGAGTTGCAGGCCGAATTCCTGCGTCTCGTCGACGGGCTGAAGGAGGCCGATCCGGGCGTCGCGCTCGACCAGGCGGACCTCGGCCGCAAGCTCGGGCTGATCCGCCGCATCCTCGCCGACGACGCCGCGATCCGCGATCTCGCGAGCCCGGACGTTGCGCGGCTGTCCGCGCTGTTCGAGGCGCGGCGCTCGACTCAGGTATTGACCGATCTCTACCGCGCTCGCGGGTAG
- the fliS gene encoding flagellar export chaperone FliS, translating into MFSPGHAGASAYARVGVETGVMGASPHRLIAMLYQGARQAIALARMHLQQGNVPARGEAIGKAIGIVESGLQASLNRDAGGQIAGRLDALYTYIVRRLLEANMHSSDAMLVEVDGLLATLEEAWTGIAPEVARMAAQQAAGAAR; encoded by the coding sequence ATGTTTTCCCCAGGACACGCTGGAGCCAGTGCGTACGCGCGTGTCGGCGTCGAGACGGGGGTGATGGGCGCCTCCCCGCACCGGCTGATCGCGATGCTGTACCAGGGCGCGCGCCAGGCGATCGCACTCGCGCGCATGCACCTGCAGCAGGGCAACGTGCCCGCACGCGGCGAGGCGATCGGCAAGGCGATCGGGATCGTCGAGAGCGGCCTGCAGGCGTCGCTGAACCGCGACGCGGGCGGCCAGATCGCCGGGCGCCTCGACGCGCTGTATACGTATATCGTCCGTCGCCTGCTGGAAGCCAACATGCACTCGAGCGACGCGATGCTGGTCGAGGTCGACGGGTTGCTCGCGACGCTCGAGGAAGCATGGACGGGCATCGCTCCGGAAGTCGCGCGCATGGCCGCGCAACAGGCGGCGGGCGCGGCACGATGA
- the fliE gene encoding flagellar hook-basal body complex protein FliE, translated as MAANVSGIGSVLQQMQAMAAQASGGLASPTAALAGSGAATAGTFASAMKASLDKISGDQKHALGEAQAFEVGAANVSLNDVMVDMQKANIGFQFGLQVRNKLVSAYNDIMQMSV; from the coding sequence ATGGCTGCCAACGTCAGCGGAATCGGTTCGGTGTTGCAACAGATGCAGGCGATGGCCGCGCAGGCGAGCGGCGGCCTCGCGAGCCCGACGGCGGCGCTCGCCGGTTCGGGCGCGGCGACGGCCGGCACGTTCGCGAGCGCGATGAAGGCGTCGCTCGACAAGATCAGCGGCGACCAGAAGCACGCGCTCGGCGAGGCGCAGGCGTTCGAAGTCGGCGCGGCGAACGTGTCGCTGAACGACGTGATGGTCGACATGCAGAAGGCCAACATCGGTTTCCAGTTCGGGCTCCAGGTCCGCAACAAGCTCGTGAGCGCATACAACGACATCATGCAGATGTCGGTGTGA
- the fliI gene encoding flagellar protein export ATPase FliI, which yields MVTPAPTPESILYDGMTPLERELALASFGPESPHGAAHDAPAHAADAAADTPRAPHNPHIAHWRTHLSGLSARSHRALPLRPCGRLTRAAGLVLEAIGLRLSVGAECTIELPPGSTLPHAEAEVVGFSGDRLFLMPTTDVAGVLPGARVWPLEAAPVADPLAGAKRLPVGWEMLGRVVDASGRPLDGLGPLASKVDAPLSAPSINPLDREPIHHVLDVGVRAINALLTVGRGQRMGLFAGSGVGKSVLLGTMARYTSAEVIVIGLIGERGREVKEFIEQILGEDGLARSVVVAAPADVSPLLRMQGAAYATSLAEYFRDQGKHVLLLMDSLTRYAMAQREIALAIGEPPATKGYPPSVFAKLPALVERTGNGPEGGGSITAFYTVLTEGDDQQDPIADSARAILDGHIVLSRALAEAGHYPAIDIEASISRAMTALIDETHLDRVRQFKQMLSRYQRNRDLIAVGAYAAGRDAQLDRAIALYPRIESFLQQGFRECAPFASSLGALDALFDVHGG from the coding sequence ATGGTGACGCCCGCGCCGACGCCCGAATCGATCCTGTACGACGGCATGACGCCGCTCGAGCGCGAGCTCGCGCTCGCGTCGTTCGGCCCCGAGAGTCCGCACGGCGCCGCGCATGACGCGCCGGCGCATGCGGCGGATGCCGCGGCCGACACGCCGCGCGCGCCGCACAATCCGCACATCGCGCACTGGCGCACGCACCTGAGCGGGCTCTCGGCCCGCAGCCACCGCGCGCTGCCGCTGCGGCCCTGCGGGCGTCTCACGCGCGCCGCGGGCCTCGTGCTCGAGGCGATCGGCCTGCGCCTGTCGGTCGGTGCCGAATGCACGATCGAATTGCCGCCCGGCAGCACGCTGCCGCATGCGGAAGCGGAAGTCGTCGGGTTCTCCGGCGATCGCCTGTTCCTGATGCCGACCACCGACGTCGCGGGCGTCTTGCCCGGCGCGCGCGTGTGGCCGCTGGAGGCCGCACCCGTCGCCGATCCGCTCGCGGGCGCAAAGCGGCTGCCGGTCGGCTGGGAAATGCTCGGGCGCGTCGTCGACGCGTCGGGCCGCCCGCTCGACGGCCTCGGCCCGCTTGCATCGAAGGTCGACGCGCCGCTGTCGGCGCCGTCGATCAACCCGCTCGATCGCGAGCCGATCCACCACGTGCTCGACGTCGGCGTGCGCGCGATCAACGCGCTGCTCACCGTCGGCCGCGGGCAGCGGATGGGCCTGTTCGCGGGCTCCGGCGTCGGCAAGTCGGTGCTGCTCGGCACGATGGCGCGCTACACCAGCGCGGAAGTGATCGTGATCGGACTGATCGGCGAACGCGGCCGCGAAGTGAAGGAATTCATCGAACAGATCCTCGGCGAAGACGGGCTCGCGCGCTCGGTCGTCGTCGCGGCGCCGGCCGACGTGTCGCCGCTGCTGCGGATGCAGGGCGCCGCATACGCGACGTCGCTCGCCGAGTATTTCCGCGATCAGGGCAAGCACGTGCTGCTGCTGATGGATTCGCTCACGCGCTACGCGATGGCGCAGCGCGAAATCGCGCTCGCGATCGGCGAGCCGCCCGCGACCAAGGGCTATCCGCCGTCGGTGTTCGCGAAGCTGCCCGCGCTCGTCGAGCGCACCGGCAACGGGCCCGAGGGCGGCGGCTCGATCACCGCGTTCTACACGGTGCTGACCGAAGGCGACGACCAGCAGGACCCGATCGCCGACTCGGCGCGCGCGATCCTCGACGGCCACATCGTGCTGTCGCGCGCGCTCGCCGAAGCCGGCCACTATCCGGCGATCGACATCGAGGCGTCGATCAGCCGCGCGATGACCGCGCTGATCGACGAAACGCATCTCGACCGCGTGCGGCAGTTCAAGCAGATGCTGTCGCGCTACCAGCGCAATCGCGACCTGATCGCGGTCGGCGCGTACGCGGCCGGCCGCGACGCGCAGCTCGACCGCGCGATCGCACTCTACCCGCGCATCGAATCGTTCCTGCAGCAGGGCTTTCGCGAATGCGCGCCATTCGCGTCGAGCCTCGGCGCGCTCGATGCGCTGTTCGACGTACACGGAGGCTGA